A region from the Clostridia bacterium genome encodes:
- a CDS encoding uroporphyrinogen decarboxylase, giving the protein MNSYTRIMRAIELKPETIPAAPQVLAWAARIAGVPVRRYVTEAEAMAESLLTSYRRFKYDLLLVGADNSVEAEALGAILEYPEDDYPYVIGRLGFNDLASLRLPEPTKAGRMPVILKACALLRRQVKNQVPVVGKVTGPMTIAGQLLGLEQLLYLIIDAPARFQEILAFTARVSTLQGQALLAAGAHGLVLLEPAGSLAVLPAAAFHSYLVPLLESIFSAYAVAGASIRWLQITGPVGKILPCLEEIPVNLVGLDYVVSPVEAMQLLPGICFIGNVKPYLFVSGPEKKIQEEVQALTQLPGQQLILSSGCELPLDARPEYVTAFMAAKRQ; this is encoded by the coding sequence GTGAATTCCTACACGAGGATAATGCGAGCTATTGAGCTAAAGCCAGAAACAATACCAGCAGCGCCGCAGGTGCTAGCCTGGGCAGCAAGAATAGCCGGAGTTCCAGTCCGCCGTTATGTGACAGAAGCTGAGGCTATGGCAGAGAGCCTCCTTACCAGCTACAGGCGTTTCAAATACGATTTACTCCTGGTAGGGGCCGATAATTCGGTGGAGGCTGAGGCCCTGGGAGCCATCCTGGAATATCCTGAAGATGATTATCCCTATGTAATCGGCCGGCTAGGTTTTAACGACCTGGCTTCCTTGCGATTGCCTGAACCTACAAAGGCGGGGCGAATGCCAGTCATTCTTAAGGCCTGTGCCTTGTTGCGCCGGCAGGTGAAAAACCAGGTACCAGTGGTGGGCAAAGTGACAGGACCTATGACAATAGCCGGTCAATTACTGGGTCTGGAACAGCTCTTATACCTGATAATTGACGCTCCAGCGAGATTCCAGGAAATCCTGGCCTTCACGGCCCGGGTGAGCACCCTGCAGGGCCAGGCTCTTTTAGCCGCAGGAGCCCATGGTCTGGTACTTCTAGAACCAGCTGGCTCACTCGCCGTTTTGCCCGCGGCTGCTTTTCACAGCTATCTTGTTCCCCTCCTGGAGAGTATATTCTCAGCCTATGCGGTTGCGGGGGCTAGTATTCGCTGGTTGCAAATTACCGGTCCGGTAGGAAAAATCCTTCCCTGCCTGGAAGAGATACCTGTAAATTTGGTGGGGCTTGATTACGTCGTTTCGCCTGTCGAGGCCATGCAACTATTACCTGGCATTTGCTTCATAGGTAACGTCAAACCTTACCTTTTTGTATCAGGACCAGAAAAAAAGATTCAGGAAGAAGTTCAGGCCTTAACTCAATTGCCTGGTCAACAACTTATCCTCAGCTCTGGTTGCGAACTACCCCTGGACGCCCGGCCTGAGTATGTAACGGCATTCATGGCAGCCAAAAGACAATAG
- a CDS encoding DUF1646 family protein: MLIGLIIILLLVLTLPFFIKQVEHNLEPFLFFMGLAATIVSGVFSNGLVLEILENHLLYMITAAVLIAGILFKLLQDRIKVGIDAILRFMPLKVFIFLVVILLGLLSSVITAIIASLVLVEIVNNLPLNRRNKIRLDILACFAVGLGAVLTPVGEPLATIVVSKMGGGFWYLMREVGEFIIPGVLVIGLLSTILVDRGGVVKATEVAGVEGNVESYTGVLVRAAKVFVFVLALELLGAGFKPVIDTYIICLDSRILYWINMISAILDNATLAAAEISPAMTSIQVKAVLMGLLISGGMLIPGNIPNIISAGKLEISSSEWARLGVPLGLAIMIAYYVILFVIL; this comes from the coding sequence TTGTTAATTGGCCTAATAATCATTTTACTGTTGGTGCTTACCTTGCCCTTTTTTATCAAACAGGTAGAACATAACCTTGAACCTTTTCTTTTCTTCATGGGCCTGGCAGCGACCATTGTTTCCGGCGTCTTTAGCAATGGGTTAGTCCTGGAAATTCTAGAGAATCATCTTTTATACATGATTACGGCAGCCGTCCTAATTGCAGGTATCTTATTTAAGTTGCTCCAAGATCGAATTAAAGTAGGCATTGATGCTATTTTGCGGTTTATGCCCCTCAAGGTTTTCATATTTCTGGTAGTTATCCTCCTCGGTTTACTTTCTAGTGTAATTACGGCCATTATTGCTTCCCTGGTCCTGGTAGAGATAGTTAATAACCTCCCTCTAAATCGACGCAACAAGATACGCTTGGACATTCTGGCTTGTTTTGCAGTTGGCTTGGGAGCAGTTTTGACTCCGGTTGGAGAACCCTTAGCAACCATTGTTGTCTCCAAAATGGGTGGCGGCTTCTGGTACTTAATGCGCGAAGTAGGTGAATTCATTATCCCTGGTGTACTGGTAATAGGACTCTTAAGTACGATTTTAGTGGATCGGGGTGGGGTGGTGAAGGCAACCGAGGTTGCTGGAGTGGAGGGAAATGTAGAATCTTATACGGGGGTGCTTGTTCGGGCAGCAAAGGTGTTTGTCTTTGTCCTGGCCCTTGAACTCCTGGGGGCTGGCTTTAAGCCTGTTATTGATACTTACATTATCTGCCTAGATAGCCGGATTTTATATTGGATTAATATGATTTCTGCTATTTTAGATAACGCAACCCTGGCAGCTGCGGAAATTAGCCCCGCAATGACCAGTATCCAGGTAAAAGCCGTTTTAATGGGGCTATTAATAAGTGGCGGTATGTTGATACCAGGGAATATTCCCAATATCATTTCGGCCGGAAAACTGGAGATTTCTAGCAGCGAATGGGCTCGACTGGGGGTACCTTTGGGCCTGGCAATAATGATTGCCTACTATGTAATCCTGTTTGTGATTTTATAA
- a CDS encoding DUF4040 domain-containing protein has translation MNGIEAYIFYGLLLLFLLACVLAVHQHDLLYAVLASGGASAILALVFYMLQAPDVAITEAAVGAGLSTVLYVLAISLTKREEEAEGLSKVVTKNE, from the coding sequence ATGAACGGAATCGAGGCTTATATCTTCTACGGGCTTCTCCTTCTTTTCTTGTTGGCCTGCGTTCTGGCAGTACATCAACATGACCTGCTCTATGCCGTCCTGGCTAGCGGGGGCGCTAGTGCTATCCTGGCCCTGGTCTTTTACATGCTCCAGGCTCCTGATGTGGCTATTACCGAAGCGGCAGTGGGGGCGGGTCTGAGCACGGTTCTATATGTCCTAGCCATTAGCCTCACCAAAAGGGAAGAGGAAGCTGAGGGCCTTTCTAAGGTGGTGACGAAAAATGAATAG
- a CDS encoding cobalamin B12-binding domain-containing protein gives MVDANKLATVIMEGRSAEAAEIALQLLRAGLPVEAVIELGLTHALRSLDIKCTNDEFNLLEILLAGRAVMSVMNVLQAHGHLNMKQVLQDTIVLGTIQGDIHDLGKNIVKIIFTAAGFRVIDLGTDVPPQTFVTVAQQEQASWIGVSTLISTTFHTVREIKPFAQKVGLEGIKVIAGGAAVQQCCPEDLNVDLIARDVFTALRLCTAKGVKP, from the coding sequence ATGGTGGATGCTAACAAACTGGCTACAGTTATTATGGAAGGCCGCAGTGCAGAAGCGGCAGAGATCGCTCTCCAACTGTTGCGAGCCGGTCTCCCGGTAGAGGCTGTGATAGAACTGGGGTTGACCCATGCCTTGCGTTCCCTGGACATAAAATGTACCAACGATGAATTTAACCTGCTGGAAATCTTGTTGGCCGGCCGGGCCGTAATGAGCGTCATGAACGTTTTACAAGCTCACGGTCATTTAAATATGAAGCAGGTGCTGCAAGACACCATAGTCTTAGGCACCATCCAGGGCGATATCCACGACTTAGGCAAAAACATAGTAAAAATAATCTTTACCGCAGCAGGCTTTCGGGTAATAGACCTGGGAACAGACGTACCGCCCCAGACCTTCGTTACTGTAGCCCAGCAGGAACAGGCAAGCTGGATTGGCGTTTCCACCCTCATTTCCACTACATTTCATACCGTACGGGAAATCAAGCCCTTCGCCCAAAAAGTCGGTCTTGAGGGAATAAAAGTAATTGCTGGGGGCGCAGCTGTACAGCAGTGCTGCCCCGAAGATCTCAACGTGGATTTGATAGCCAGAGACGTCTTTACTGCGCTGAGGCTTTGTACCGCGAAGGGGGTTAAACCGTGA
- the rph gene encoding ribonuclease PH, producing the protein MQRLEGRKANELRQVRIIRPYLKYPEGSVLMEMGDTRVICTASIEDKVPTFLKGQNKGWITAEYGLLPRSTQVRSVREAAKGHPGGRTYEIQRLIGRSLRSVVDLSALKERTIWIDCDVIQADGGTRTAAITGSFMALVDALKPLADQEGWPNLPVTDYVAAVSVGKIGDEILLDLNYHEDSQAQVDMNVVMTGRGQLVEIQGTAEGSPFSKEEMDAMLALAWQGIEQLIAYQRQCLGEVAELVGKWIPQADGEPSHGDSDSQP; encoded by the coding sequence TTGCAAAGGTTGGAGGGGCGCAAAGCCAATGAGCTCCGTCAGGTGAGGATAATCCGCCCCTATCTCAAGTACCCTGAGGGCTCGGTGCTGATGGAGATGGGAGATACCCGGGTGATCTGTACTGCCAGCATTGAGGACAAGGTACCCACCTTTTTAAAGGGTCAGAACAAGGGATGGATCACGGCCGAATACGGGTTGCTTCCCCGTTCGACTCAGGTGCGGTCGGTCCGGGAGGCAGCTAAGGGCCACCCCGGAGGCCGAACTTATGAGATTCAACGGCTAATTGGGCGCTCCTTGCGTTCGGTGGTGGATTTATCGGCCCTAAAAGAGCGAACTATTTGGATTGATTGCGACGTCATCCAAGCCGATGGCGGTACCAGGACCGCAGCCATTACTGGGAGCTTTATGGCTCTGGTCGACGCCCTTAAGCCCTTGGCGGACCAAGAGGGGTGGCCGAACTTGCCGGTTACCGACTACGTAGCGGCGGTGAGCGTTGGCAAGATTGGGGACGAGATCCTCCTCGACCTTAACTATCATGAAGACTCTCAGGCCCAAGTAGATATGAACGTGGTCATGACCGGTCGAGGCCAGCTGGTTGAAATCCAGGGCACAGCCGAGGGCAGCCCCTTTAGCAAAGAAGAGATGGATGCCATGCTGGCCCTTGCCTGGCAAGGTATTGAACAATTGATAGCCTACCAGCGCCAATGCCTGGGGGAAGTGGCCGAGCTGGTGGGGAAGTGGATTCCCCAGGCAGACGGAGAGCCCAGCCATGGAGATAGTGATAGCCAGCCATAA
- a CDS encoding Na+/H+ antiporter subunit E, producing the protein MSTSSPKFIRFTATAVFLWLMWLIFAGAVLPGASIAVLLPEVYTGAAVALVIALLATDFFFTGRVAPLLNPLRWGKALLFLLAYIWAEIQSHLQVIYLILHPRLPINPAIVCIPLEAKHEVSLTGVANGITMTPGTLTMDVDRDQRHLYVHWLNASTLVPEMAASAILGPWAKLWQKVVE; encoded by the coding sequence TTGTCAACCTCGTCTCCCAAATTTATAAGATTTACTGCTACCGCTGTTTTCCTGTGGCTGATGTGGCTCATCTTTGCTGGAGCGGTTTTACCGGGCGCAAGTATAGCTGTGCTTCTGCCCGAGGTTTACACCGGCGCGGCGGTGGCCTTAGTGATTGCCTTGCTGGCTACAGATTTTTTCTTTACAGGTCGTGTTGCCCCGCTGTTAAACCCGTTACGGTGGGGCAAGGCACTGCTTTTTCTCCTGGCTTACATCTGGGCGGAAATACAATCCCACTTGCAGGTTATTTATTTAATCCTGCACCCGCGTCTTCCCATAAATCCGGCTATTGTTTGTATACCCCTTGAAGCCAAACATGAGGTCAGTCTAACCGGGGTAGCCAACGGGATCACCATGACGCCGGGCACCTTGACAATGGACGTTGACCGCGATCAACGACACCTTTATGTGCACTGGCTGAATGCGTCCACCCTCGTCCCTGAAATGGCTGCCAGCGCGATCCTTGGGCCCTGGGCAAAATTGTGGCAGAAGGTGGTAGAATGA
- a CDS encoding GAF domain-containing protein: MNKAFATVLKLNNLFGYLPMEVDQIATVVVREMRQLFPTYCCRFFLLEGETFSLQAHRCFLSQPRTNLCQEALNSRQCPALRDGFPVIVNLSNGAQDCAYLMTETAIQKYLCLPVKVDQKIIAVLSIASAEPGVFTLEDQEVILAIANLTGLAIQRSRLIARLQKEKQQLEEANREINQLNKALVERYEELKRFERLLIQSEKMAVVGQLAAGLAHEINNPASIILARLECMLSELQNGLQPELSSLITDLQVIGKHARRITTTTQSLLSFARRPTETFQLVDLNEVVEGVLSLLGNQLEKAQIQLQKHLDCKLPFVYGNPDHLQQVLINLLQNARDAIIREGIIRVASYSSVPGWVKIEVSDTGVGIAPENLERIFDPFFTTKEVGKGTGLGLFVTQGIIENHGGRIEVNSQPGQGATFIITLPAAGARVGQGPSKPAVSSPHQREIKDAS, translated from the coding sequence GTGAATAAGGCTTTTGCCACTGTGCTTAAACTAAATAACCTTTTTGGTTACCTGCCTATGGAAGTGGACCAGATAGCAACCGTGGTGGTAAGGGAAATGAGGCAGCTCTTCCCCACTTACTGTTGTCGATTTTTCTTGCTGGAGGGAGAAACTTTTTCCTTACAAGCTCACCGGTGTTTCCTATCACAGCCTCGCACAAACCTTTGCCAGGAAGCACTGAATTCCAGGCAGTGTCCGGCTCTGCGTGATGGTTTCCCGGTGATAGTTAACCTCTCTAATGGCGCTCAAGACTGTGCTTACCTGATGACAGAGACGGCCATCCAAAAATATCTCTGCCTCCCCGTTAAAGTTGACCAGAAAATTATAGCCGTTCTATCCATAGCCAGTGCCGAACCTGGAGTTTTTACCTTAGAGGACCAGGAGGTAATCCTGGCCATAGCTAACCTTACCGGCCTGGCCATCCAAAGAAGCAGGCTAATTGCCAGGTTACAAAAAGAAAAACAACAACTGGAAGAGGCCAACCGGGAGATAAACCAGTTAAATAAGGCTCTGGTAGAAAGGTACGAGGAACTAAAAAGGTTCGAGCGACTGCTAATCCAGTCAGAAAAAATGGCGGTTGTTGGCCAGCTGGCGGCGGGGCTTGCCCACGAAATCAATAATCCGGCCAGTATTATTCTTGCCCGCCTGGAATGTATGCTGTCAGAATTACAAAACGGGCTACAACCAGAACTTTCTTCCCTGATTACAGACCTGCAGGTAATTGGTAAGCATGCTCGGCGTATAACTACTACCACCCAGAGTCTTCTTTCCTTTGCCCGGCGCCCAACGGAAACCTTCCAACTCGTGGACCTCAATGAGGTAGTGGAAGGGGTGCTCTCTTTGCTAGGTAATCAATTGGAGAAAGCCCAGATCCAGCTGCAGAAGCACCTGGACTGCAAACTGCCCTTTGTATACGGCAATCCGGATCACCTGCAACAGGTCCTGATCAATCTCCTCCAAAATGCCAGGGATGCTATCATACGAGAAGGCATCATTAGGGTTGCGTCCTATTCGTCTGTCCCGGGCTGGGTGAAAATAGAAGTTAGCGACACAGGAGTTGGAATTGCTCCGGAAAACCTAGAGCGGATTTTTGACCCTTTCTTTACCACTAAAGAGGTGGGTAAAGGTACAGGCCTGGGACTCTTCGTGACCCAGGGTATCATTGAAAATCACGGTGGCCGTATTGAGGTTAACAGCCAACCCGGCCAGGGGGCTACGTTTATAATAACCCTGCCGGCTGCCGGGGCCAGAGTTGGACAAGGTCCTTCGAAGCCCGCCGTATCAAGTCCTCATCAACGGGAAATAAAAGATGCTTCCTGA
- a CDS encoding cation:proton antiporter (subunit F of antiporter complex involved in resistance to high concentrations of Na+, K+, Li+ and/or alkali) → MNFLLIITLALGVASILCLFRVAVGPTLADRVVGLDAFTALLAAILIILGTYYQKDFYLDIAFVYALLAFVGTLAIAKYLEGREIGS, encoded by the coding sequence ATGAACTTTTTATTAATAATAACTTTAGCACTGGGAGTGGCATCTATCCTTTGCTTGTTCCGGGTGGCAGTGGGGCCTACCCTGGCCGACCGGGTAGTAGGGTTGGATGCCTTTACAGCTTTACTGGCGGCAATCTTAATTATTCTTGGCACTTATTATCAAAAAGATTTCTACCTGGACATAGCTTTTGTCTACGCGCTGCTAGCATTCGTTGGCACCCTGGCCATAGCCAAATACCTTGAAGGAAGGGAGATTGGGTCATGA
- a CDS encoding sigma-54-dependent Fis family transcriptional regulator: MAGKRKIMVIDDEEDMLENCRRLLMPLGYEVVTFLNGEQALAVLRQEKPDVVLTDLKMPRLDGMAILRAAKDYDPDIMVIFFTAYATIESAVEAIKNGAYDYIPKPFTASQLHLVIERALQQRNLVEENRELRRQLQEHHSFNQLIGKSKAMQHVIRLAIKAARTDANVLIGGESGTGKELLARAIHASSQRAGKPFIPVDCSSLPPTLLESELFGYEKGSFTGAIRTKPGIFELVHTGTLFLDEIGNLDINLQAKLLRVLQEGEVRRIGGTHLIQVDFRLIAATNVDLNKAMQEKTFREDLFYRLNVISLTLPPLRERLEDIPLLAVHFLGKFTLMYNKQVKGISSQTLELLQNYHWPGNVRELQNVLERAVALTENDFIMPEDLPEQFRSLVRGTGDDEQATMGGSSFAAAKKKWIANFERQYLLRLLEQHGGNISEAARTARMDRKTLYRLLAKHNLKPEK, encoded by the coding sequence ATGGCAGGAAAAAGGAAGATCATGGTCATTGATGATGAGGAAGACATGCTAGAAAATTGCCGGCGTTTATTGATGCCCCTTGGATATGAGGTAGTCACTTTCCTAAATGGCGAACAGGCCTTGGCCGTCCTGAGGCAAGAGAAACCAGACGTAGTTTTAACAGACCTGAAAATGCCGCGATTGGATGGGATGGCTATTCTCCGGGCCGCCAAGGATTATGACCCTGATATCATGGTCATATTTTTTACGGCTTATGCCACCATCGAGTCTGCGGTGGAAGCTATAAAAAACGGAGCTTATGATTATATTCCCAAGCCTTTCACAGCAAGTCAGTTACACCTGGTAATAGAACGAGCTCTCCAGCAAAGGAACCTGGTGGAAGAAAACAGGGAGTTGCGGCGCCAATTACAAGAACACCATAGCTTTAACCAATTGATCGGTAAGAGCAAGGCTATGCAGCATGTCATTCGGCTGGCTATAAAAGCAGCCCGCACGGATGCCAACGTTCTTATTGGCGGAGAAAGTGGTACAGGTAAAGAACTACTGGCCAGGGCCATCCATGCTAGTAGTCAGCGGGCCGGAAAGCCTTTCATTCCTGTAGATTGTTCCTCTTTACCTCCAACTTTGCTGGAAAGTGAGCTTTTTGGTTACGAAAAGGGGAGCTTTACAGGAGCTATCCGCACAAAACCAGGCATTTTTGAGCTGGTGCACACTGGTACCCTCTTTTTGGATGAGATCGGCAACCTGGACATTAATTTGCAGGCCAAGCTGCTCCGAGTACTGCAAGAGGGTGAAGTCCGCCGGATTGGTGGGACTCACCTCATCCAGGTAGATTTCCGGCTAATAGCCGCTACCAATGTTGATCTGAATAAGGCTATGCAAGAAAAGACTTTCCGCGAAGATCTCTTTTATCGCCTGAACGTTATTTCCCTGACTTTACCGCCTTTGCGGGAGCGCTTGGAAGACATCCCCTTACTTGCTGTTCATTTTCTTGGCAAGTTTACCCTTATGTATAATAAGCAAGTAAAGGGTATCTCCTCCCAGACCTTGGAGCTATTGCAGAACTACCACTGGCCAGGTAATGTTAGGGAATTGCAAAACGTACTGGAAAGAGCAGTAGCTCTTACGGAAAACGATTTTATCATGCCTGAGGATTTGCCGGAACAATTCCGTTCGTTAGTAAGGGGTACTGGTGATGATGAACAGGCAACCATGGGCGGGAGTTCCTTTGCTGCCGCCAAGAAAAAGTGGATAGCCAATTTTGAACGTCAATACTTGCTGAGGCTCTTGGAACAACACGGTGGCAATATTTCGGAGGCAGCTCGGACGGCGCGAATGGACCGGAAGACCCTCTATCGGTTGCTGGCCAAACATAACCTCAAGCCAGAAAAATAA
- a CDS encoding XTP/dITP diphosphatase, producing the protein MEIVIASHNRGKIREYQELFQAAGISGLELLCLADFPGVGEPKESGATFKANAQLKADFALRATGKLSLADDSGLEVDYLGGAPGVHSARFAGEPKDDARNNQKLLALLRGVPKPRRRARFRCVICIALPSGEKRWFEGCCEGYIGFSPRGHHGFGYDPLFVVPRYRATMAELPPMVKNRISHRARAFQSAAGYLRKKVISGT; encoded by the coding sequence ATGGAGATAGTGATAGCCAGCCATAATCGAGGCAAGATCCGCGAATACCAAGAGCTGTTCCAGGCCGCAGGCATTAGCGGCCTGGAACTCTTGTGCCTGGCTGACTTTCCCGGGGTGGGTGAGCCGAAGGAGTCGGGCGCCACTTTTAAAGCCAATGCCCAGCTCAAAGCTGACTTTGCCCTGCGCGCCACCGGTAAGCTCTCCCTAGCCGATGACTCGGGCCTGGAAGTGGATTATCTAGGAGGTGCTCCTGGGGTACATTCGGCCCGTTTTGCCGGCGAACCCAAGGACGATGCCCGCAACAACCAGAAGCTATTGGCGCTGCTTCGTGGGGTGCCCAAACCCCGGCGCCGGGCCCGCTTCCGTTGCGTCATCTGCATTGCCCTCCCCTCGGGGGAAAAGCGCTGGTTTGAAGGTTGTTGCGAAGGTTACATTGGCTTTTCTCCCCGCGGTCACCACGGCTTTGGCTATGACCCCCTATTTGTGGTCCCCAGGTACCGGGCCACCATGGCTGAGCTGCCGCCGATGGTAAAAAACCGCATTAGCCACCGGGCCCGGGCCTTTCAATCCGCCGCTGGGTATTTACGTAAAAAAGTTATATCCGGCACTTGA
- a CDS encoding monovalent cation/H(+) antiporter subunit G: MNLLDLAGKSLLAIGAFCALVGALGLIRLPDVYCRLHASTVAVAGGAGLCLIGIALYRFGSPYSLKAVLVVLFLFCTSPVGAHAISRAAHYAGTKPWLKEPNRDLLREVGN, translated from the coding sequence ATGAACCTCCTGGACCTGGCCGGAAAATCCCTCCTTGCCATCGGCGCCTTTTGCGCTTTGGTAGGTGCTCTTGGCCTCATACGCCTTCCTGATGTTTACTGCCGCCTCCATGCCAGTACGGTAGCGGTGGCGGGTGGGGCCGGGCTCTGTCTGATAGGGATTGCCCTTTATCGTTTTGGTAGCCCTTATAGCCTCAAGGCAGTCCTGGTAGTACTATTTTTGTTTTGTACCTCGCCGGTGGGAGCCCATGCCATCAGCCGGGCGGCTCACTATGCCGGGACGAAACCATGGTTGAAGGAACCCAATCGAGATTTACTGCGGGAGGTGGGTAATTGA
- a CDS encoding glutamate racemase, whose protein sequence is MLKCRPIGVFDSGVGGLTVVEQLWKHLPYESIVYFGDTAHVPYGSREVAELISLADSITAFLVEKGCKVIIDACNTTSSVALDSLKRKYQIPVVGVVEPGAQAAVRASRGGKIGVIATEATVKSEAYLRALKRENPKAEVWMEACPLLVPLIEAGETHSLRAREAVYRYLQPLLRQGIDTLVYGCTHYPYLRDLVSEIAGVGVELVDPAEATVLEVKALLAKNQALADASCCCRQEFYVSGSPEAFYRTATQLVGEGRLGPVTRADIFGPELEVGGMALAKVGGAQSQ, encoded by the coding sequence TTGCTAAAGTGCCGGCCTATAGGGGTCTTTGACTCCGGCGTAGGGGGCCTTACAGTAGTTGAACAGCTCTGGAAGCACCTGCCATATGAGTCCATCGTCTATTTCGGCGATACTGCCCACGTACCTTACGGTTCGCGGGAGGTCGCCGAATTAATTAGTTTGGCCGATTCCATCACTGCTTTTCTAGTGGAAAAAGGGTGCAAAGTTATTATTGATGCTTGCAATACTACATCTTCGGTAGCCCTGGATAGCCTAAAGCGAAAGTACCAAATTCCTGTGGTAGGGGTAGTCGAGCCCGGGGCCCAGGCGGCGGTGCGGGCCAGCCGAGGGGGAAAAATTGGAGTTATTGCCACCGAGGCTACGGTTAAGAGCGAGGCCTATCTCCGGGCCCTTAAGCGGGAGAATCCCAAAGCGGAGGTATGGATGGAGGCCTGCCCGCTCCTGGTGCCGCTGATCGAAGCCGGGGAAACCCATTCATTGAGGGCTCGGGAGGCGGTATATCGCTACTTGCAGCCTTTGTTGAGACAAGGTATTGATACCCTGGTGTACGGTTGCACTCATTACCCGTACCTACGCGACTTGGTGTCCGAGATAGCGGGGGTGGGGGTAGAGCTGGTTGATCCCGCCGAAGCTACGGTGCTGGAAGTGAAAGCCCTGCTGGCCAAAAACCAAGCCTTGGCCGATGCTTCATGCTGCTGCCGGCAGGAATTTTATGTCAGCGGGAGCCCGGAGGCTTTCTATCGCACCGCGACCCAGCTGGTGGGCGAGGGCCGGCTAGGGCCGGTGACTCGGGCCGATATTTTTGGCCCCGAACTGGAAGTGGGGGGTATGGCCCTTGCAAAGGTTGGAGGGGCGCAAAGCCAATGA
- a CDS encoding GerMN domain-containing protein, protein MGGCGERLREIQQQIQGQPESNSSTAPPPALPAPEPGAPAPSQETQTVVLYFSDAQGKGLVKEERSIPKVEGIARATIEELIKGPAPGSALIPTIPQGTQLKDINVRKDGLCIVDFSEELVKNHKGGSTGEALTVYSIVNTLAQFPTVKQVKILVDGKEIQSLAGHLDVSEALAPDHSLVIGQ, encoded by the coding sequence ATGGGCGGGTGCGGGGAGCGCTTAAGAGAGATCCAGCAACAAATCCAAGGCCAGCCGGAATCTAATTCTTCCACTGCCCCGCCTCCAGCTCTGCCGGCTCCGGAACCAGGGGCACCAGCTCCCAGCCAAGAGACGCAGACGGTGGTGCTGTACTTCAGCGATGCCCAGGGGAAAGGATTGGTCAAGGAAGAGCGCTCCATCCCCAAGGTGGAAGGGATTGCCCGAGCCACCATCGAAGAGCTGATTAAGGGGCCGGCACCGGGATCGGCGCTGATACCGACCATTCCCCAGGGTACCCAGCTAAAAGATATCAATGTGCGCAAGGATGGGCTGTGCATCGTTGATTTCTCGGAGGAGTTGGTGAAAAACCACAAAGGCGGTTCCACTGGCGAGGCCTTAACGGTTTATTCCATCGTCAATACTTTGGCCCAGTTTCCTACTGTCAAGCAAGTCAAGATCCTGGTGGATGGGAAGGAGATCCAGAGCCTGGCCGGCCATTTGGACGTTTCCGAGGCCTTGGCGCCTGACCACTCGTTGGTGATTGGCCAATAG